The nucleotide window ctgctttattgtttttagcgACTAGTACAACCTTTTCTACCTCTTCTTTGGTAATAGAAGGTCCAGTTAGACATTCTTCTGCATCGAGTTCTCTGGGCTGGTCTGGTCTATTgtcgtcaaaaagtttttctacatagtcTTCCCATATCCTGTATTTCTCATGATCTTCCATAACTATCTGGTTGTCCTGGTTGGTTATTATACCCAgacttcgttttttaaatataccagcGGCTTCCTTCAATCTTTTATGGAGGTTGAAATCATCGTGTCTTCGTTGCAGTTGTTCTATTTCGTTGCACTCAATTTCAAGCCATTCATTTTTTGCAACTCTAATTTTTGATCTTATGAGTCTCTGTACTTATTTATgtccttttttagttttctacgcTCATCCATTAAGAGCAAAATTTCATCAGtcatccatttttattttttatttctagatttgaatcctagaacactttgtgaggtatttcttaaaacacttgCTATTTCTACCCATGATTTTGACGGGTCGTCCTCTTCGACCGTGGAATCTAACTTCTGTATCTGAGAGTTTAATCGGTTGGTTAATACGGATTTAATGGTTGGACTATGCAGTTTATCTAGTGCTATTGTACGTCTTGGTGCTTCCTTTTTAGCCCTTGAAAGGGATATTTTTATGACGGCAGATAGTAGTACATGGTCTGTGGTTATATCAGCTTCAGGATATGTGCATGCCGTTTTTACTGAAGAAGCAAATCTGGAGTTTATAAGGATGTAATCTATCTGGTTACGGGTAACGTTCCCTGGTTGGTCTCTTGGTGATTTCCAGGTATATAGGCGGCGAGGGTGATGTTGGAACCATGTGTTGGTTACTGTCATATGTTCTTCTTGACAGAATCTTCGCATTTAGGTCGCCCATGACTATATTAACTTCTtgttttttagttgattttagAAGACCCTTCACATCACTGTAAAACTCTTCTATGTCTTGGTCATTTGAGTCGGCTGTTGATGCATACAGCTGAATTATATTTAGGTCGACAGGTTTAgctctaaattttattaaagcaGTACGATCGGGGTAAGGGACGAAGTCTACCACATATTTTATCAGGTTTTTGGATATTATGATTCCTACCCCTTTTCTGTGATTTCTGTCCTGGTTTCTTGAATAATAGAAGACACCATTTTCGACGGGACATATTCCAGAGTCGGGCCACCAAGTTTCTGCAACTCCTAGAATATCTATCCTGAGTCTGCTCATTTCCTGTACGAGATTTGCCAATTTCCCAGCTTCGAAAAGGCTTTGGGTATTCcaagttccaatttttaaagttgtacGTAAGTTTAGTCTTTCTTCTGAAACATTCAAGTCAGTCCCCCCCAGAGATCCGGTCGGGGGACTATTTAAGACTCCGGAAAAT belongs to Diorhabda carinulata isolate Delta chromosome X, icDioCari1.1, whole genome shotgun sequence and includes:
- the LOC130900529 gene encoding craniofacial development protein 2-like; amino-acid sequence: MDTFESKFSGVLNSPPTGSLGGTDLNVSEERLNLRTTLKIGTWNTQSLFEAGKLANLVQEMSRLRIDILGVAETWWPDSGICPVENGVFYYSRNQDRNHRKGVGIIISKNLIKYVVDFVPYPDRTALIKFRAKPVDLNIIQLYASTADSNDQDIEEFYSDVKGLLKSTKKQEVNIVMGDLNAKILSRRTYDSNQHMVPTSPSPPIYLEITKRPTRERYP